One genomic window of Mucilaginibacter sp. SJ includes the following:
- a CDS encoding S8 family peptidase: MPDYPHKLLQNPQGSVRHFDGGRGFEDKEDDDDKEEVVKDYARQKDNLRLAYANWNQNLEAKYANRRLKPSYSIDYIRIDFLVTFANTIEYSTKDIFEKKYGLHPIRFYNFNKSVLFEIADRAKFDTLQGLLEQFINSNDDQSPEGKTYNIVTLIQDFRLLTARQLFSESLQNQTGSLALQLTHQEESVFRDQKLVLQRQLLDHIQNTIAGVPVSYRLEDRVLLVNGIADDVLLDILGNFDIVASAQAVRVPRTIPGVNPALNRAYDFNITGVHDRLPRIVVIDTGISQQSPLRPALGNPAYSFDQLYPPYRPVHYHGTAVAAITAVGEQLFDSTKRTLIAQCRLSSYRLFENDEGSIDLIAFEDNIRDAAANGVRLFNLSINLRAKRYNGNYCFFAYLLDKLSYELDILFFISAGNLNADDLFTIYDRMQTPGYAPLLDYPAHFFSPEEMSDEHSCEATNLKEPAESLNNMTVGALADNLNPGTLVDMSLDKITPAYYTSKYHVSPYYKVNGGRLKSKHINYRLFKPDIVFPGGDYGADSAGMQVLGTGVGTDLYRQECGTSFATPFATNLAAQIAHKYPTINAQSIKALMINSSTPTALSGFLQDHLNRLKEKFSMLEFGKALAALSRSEKLKINKWFHQEDLLSRLMGHGKPDPVKALSSDRKSITVIIEDRIAVDTHKAIPIHLPKYLNAFGKQSTLIEVEATLCYKFHPDFYEQMGYNPLHISFNFIKTFTDPVKTAKVAAYRQDADGLNFYTPLYRGITEAADKNTARKEALGVKRVLETWSDDFYPNIRQFSNTQKLKLKININDLAKTDNEISLIVRCTGKSEASYEVKNYLSGQHPFSMVLTFSELTKKDFSGVDFYEQFTEINVTADIVAALEAEADDLEADV, encoded by the coding sequence ATGCCAGATTATCCACACAAATTATTACAAAACCCCCAGGGTTCCGTCAGGCATTTCGATGGCGGGCGCGGCTTCGAGGACAAGGAAGATGATGATGACAAGGAAGAGGTCGTAAAAGATTACGCCAGGCAAAAAGATAACCTAAGGCTGGCCTATGCGAACTGGAACCAGAATCTCGAGGCCAAATATGCAAATCGCAGGCTCAAACCAAGCTACTCGATCGATTATATCAGGATCGATTTCCTGGTGACGTTTGCCAATACGATCGAATACAGCACCAAGGATATTTTTGAAAAAAAATATGGGCTACATCCTATCCGGTTTTATAATTTCAATAAATCGGTCCTTTTTGAAATTGCTGACAGGGCCAAATTTGATACACTGCAAGGTTTATTGGAGCAATTTATTAATAGCAATGATGATCAGTCCCCCGAGGGTAAAACATATAATATTGTTACGCTTATTCAGGATTTCAGACTCCTCACGGCGAGGCAGTTGTTTAGTGAATCTTTACAAAATCAGACAGGTTCACTGGCTTTACAGCTTACGCATCAGGAAGAGTCGGTTTTTCGGGATCAGAAATTGGTTTTACAAAGGCAGTTGCTTGATCATATTCAAAACACAATTGCGGGCGTTCCGGTTTCTTATCGCCTGGAAGATCGGGTATTGTTGGTTAATGGTATTGCTGACGATGTATTGTTGGATATCCTGGGTAATTTTGACATTGTTGCTTCGGCACAGGCTGTTCGTGTTCCCCGAACCATTCCCGGTGTTAATCCGGCCTTGAACCGGGCTTATGATTTTAACATTACTGGAGTACACGACCGCCTGCCCCGCATCGTGGTTATTGATACTGGCATCAGTCAGCAGAGTCCATTGCGACCTGCTTTAGGTAACCCTGCTTATTCATTTGACCAGCTTTACCCGCCTTACCGTCCTGTTCATTACCACGGAACTGCGGTTGCGGCGATAACGGCGGTGGGAGAGCAGCTTTTTGATTCGACTAAACGAACGTTGATCGCCCAGTGCCGGTTGAGTTCCTATCGGTTATTTGAAAATGATGAAGGATCGATAGATCTGATCGCATTCGAGGACAATATCAGAGATGCTGCTGCCAATGGTGTTAGGCTATTCAATTTGTCGATCAATTTAAGAGCAAAGAGATATAACGGCAATTACTGCTTTTTTGCATATTTATTGGACAAGCTGAGTTATGAATTGGATATCTTATTTTTTATCTCGGCGGGCAATCTGAATGCGGATGACTTATTTACTATTTATGATCGGATGCAAACGCCCGGTTATGCCCCCCTGTTGGATTATCCTGCACATTTTTTCTCACCTGAGGAGATGTCCGATGAACACAGCTGCGAGGCAACCAATCTGAAAGAACCGGCGGAATCACTCAACAATATGACTGTCGGGGCGCTGGCTGATAATTTGAATCCCGGGACTTTGGTGGATATGTCATTGGATAAGATCACGCCTGCATATTATACCAGTAAGTACCATGTGAGCCCTTACTATAAAGTCAATGGTGGCAGGTTGAAAAGCAAGCATATCAATTATCGTTTATTTAAACCTGATATCGTTTTTCCAGGTGGTGATTATGGAGCTGATAGTGCGGGTATGCAGGTATTAGGCACCGGGGTGGGTACCGATCTGTACAGACAGGAATGCGGTACAAGCTTCGCAACGCCGTTTGCCACTAATCTTGCCGCACAGATAGCACATAAATATCCGACCATTAATGCGCAGTCTATTAAGGCATTGATGATCAATTCTTCGACGCCTACTGCACTATCCGGATTTTTACAGGACCACTTGAACCGCTTGAAGGAGAAGTTTTCCATGCTGGAGTTTGGGAAAGCTCTAGCTGCTTTGTCTCGTTCTGAAAAATTGAAGATCAATAAGTGGTTTCATCAGGAGGATCTGCTCAGCCGACTCATGGGGCATGGTAAGCCGGATCCTGTAAAAGCGCTGAGTTCAGATCGGAAATCTATTACGGTTATTATTGAAGACCGTATCGCGGTAGACACCCATAAAGCGATCCCTATTCATCTGCCAAAATATCTGAATGCTTTTGGTAAACAAAGTACGCTGATCGAAGTGGAAGCTACGCTCTGTTATAAATTTCACCCAGACTTTTATGAACAAATGGGTTATAACCCTTTGCATATCAGTTTTAACTTTATCAAAACTTTTACTGATCCGGTCAAAACGGCCAAAGTCGCGGCATACCGGCAGGATGCAGATGGCTTGAATTTTTATACTCCCTTATATCGGGGGATTACGGAAGCGGCTGATAAGAACACGGCCCGGAAAGAGGCATTGGGTGTTAAGCGTGTCCTGGAGACCTGGTCGGACGATTTTTATCCAAATATTAGGCAGTTCTCGAATACGCAGAAACTTAAGTTGAAGATCAATATCAATGACCTGGCAAAAACGGATAATGAGATCTCGCTGATCGTGAGATGTACCGGAAAATCTGAGGCGTCCTACGAGGTGAAGAATTACCTGAGCGGTCAACATCCCTTTTCTATGGTATTGACTTTCTCTGAATTAACAAAAAAGGATTTTTCCGGAGTTGATTTTTATGAACAGTTTACGGAGATCAATGTAACAGCGGATATCGTTGCCGCACTGGAAGCGGAGGCAGACGATTTGGAAGCTGATGTTTAA
- a CDS encoding AAA family ATPase, which produces MSTQFDFVKEIAKYGLENDQDNLLKTLSELIEHSKKTKKLNFALQLQSILKESLKEQKFSGLVKVESNNYYDREDEREIREFILDKVTSDYSFEQIICTDEVKEELSFFIKEHQFAGVIRQLELPISNKILFHGPSGCGKTLAAYILAGELNKMIYVVNLGAIVSSKLGETSKNISKIFKKAAKEDCIIFFDEFDSLGKIRDYSQDHGEMKRVVNTILQLFDYLPQDTMVIAATNQVSMLDEALLRRFDLIVKLDKPSKEQVEELVHKTLRNSKFDYDHAQVKKLLPKCHGLSFYSIQKTLSNAMKKSFINNQLQQLDTKIWSNLIASEKIALIKKEPVVPAQ; this is translated from the coding sequence ATGTCGACACAATTTGATTTCGTAAAAGAGATTGCTAAATACGGTCTGGAGAATGACCAGGACAATTTGCTTAAAACCTTAAGCGAACTGATCGAGCATTCGAAAAAAACGAAAAAACTCAACTTTGCGTTACAGCTTCAATCCATCTTAAAAGAGTCTTTAAAAGAGCAGAAATTCTCCGGCTTGGTAAAAGTTGAATCCAACAACTATTACGACCGGGAGGATGAGCGGGAGATCAGGGAATTTATCCTGGATAAGGTTACATCCGATTATTCTTTTGAGCAGATCATCTGTACAGACGAAGTTAAAGAAGAACTTTCCTTTTTTATCAAGGAGCATCAATTTGCAGGCGTGATCCGTCAACTGGAACTACCTATTTCCAATAAGATCCTTTTTCATGGTCCTTCCGGCTGCGGAAAAACCCTGGCAGCCTACATACTGGCCGGCGAATTGAACAAAATGATCTATGTGGTCAATCTGGGCGCAATTGTATCTTCCAAACTGGGAGAGACCAGTAAAAATATTAGTAAGATATTCAAGAAAGCCGCCAAAGAAGATTGTATCATATTTTTTGACGAATTCGATAGCTTAGGTAAGATCAGGGATTACAGCCAGGATCATGGCGAGATGAAACGGGTGGTCAATACCATCTTGCAACTATTTGACTATTTGCCGCAGGATACAATGGTCATCGCTGCCACAAACCAGGTAAGTATGCTGGACGAGGCATTGCTGCGCCGTTTTGACCTGATTGTTAAACTAGACAAGCCGAGTAAAGAGCAGGTCGAAGAACTCGTACATAAAACACTGCGGAACAGCAAATTCGATTACGATCACGCGCAGGTGAAAAAATTATTACCAAAATGCCATGGATTATCTTTCTACAGCATTCAAAAAACATTGAGCAATGCAATGAAAAAATCCTTCATCAATAACCAGCTCCAACAATTGGACACAAAAATCTGGAGCAACCTGATTGCCAGTGAAAAAATTGCACTTATCAAAAAGGAGCCGGTTGTACCGGCTCAATAA
- a CDS encoding ApeA N-terminal domain 1-containing protein, whose translation MKPVFDFSKSYTGTIHEEGKEIPCTLTFKDNDFAFNIITGDHFQTRGHREPFDFTGIISTDRGIWKFKASDAIQTSNNYYWSNFSRQELTATSLIVSYERNDIALANFRQANVIYEQLSEIGIYVDVDINPKNVKKLTIKHYFEKVDLLSEDQLKITLHNPYGLSHKPSKKIKFSVTYEPFITIQSEKATDLININRQAREIGWFFQLIFSMRQDITGLILFDHPIDELPDSNEALPYFYFQTETVRNIRVPRHAGIPPLFRMEDLLNVLPDLYQNWHAFSIKQRLISKLFFNELNSRTSSIEDRFKNLCAIIQGLDAFPTASLKNVYKGEMNRKLRNALDNHLESVFFTTFGEDFIAKLFEIIGDQRDLYQHLSKTIKFDLSINEHDMIGVNQLMATIIRYHLWRAVAVPEDKIKQLISRDKEWFKIDLFNLKRVLGFHN comes from the coding sequence ATGAAACCAGTTTTTGATTTCTCAAAAAGTTATACCGGTACCATCCACGAAGAGGGAAAAGAGATTCCCTGCACACTGACCTTCAAAGACAACGACTTTGCTTTTAACATCATCACCGGAGATCATTTTCAAACGCGGGGTCACCGGGAACCCTTCGATTTCACCGGAATTATTTCCACCGATCGGGGTATCTGGAAATTTAAAGCCTCAGACGCGATTCAAACTTCCAACAATTATTATTGGAGTAATTTTTCGCGCCAAGAACTAACCGCAACATCCTTGATCGTTTCTTATGAGCGCAATGATATTGCACTCGCTAATTTCAGGCAGGCCAACGTGATCTACGAACAATTATCGGAGATCGGTATTTACGTCGACGTCGATATAAACCCTAAAAATGTCAAGAAATTAACAATCAAACATTATTTTGAGAAGGTAGACCTATTATCAGAAGATCAACTGAAAATCACCCTGCATAATCCATACGGTTTGTCGCACAAACCTTCTAAAAAGATTAAGTTTTCCGTCACTTATGAACCTTTTATTACCATCCAAAGCGAAAAAGCTACAGATTTGATAAACATCAATCGTCAGGCTCGGGAAATTGGATGGTTTTTCCAATTGATCTTCAGCATGCGGCAGGATATTACTGGACTCATCCTTTTTGATCATCCCATTGACGAACTACCTGATTCAAACGAGGCCTTACCTTACTTTTACTTTCAAACTGAAACCGTCAGGAATATCAGGGTGCCCCGTCATGCAGGCATACCGCCATTATTCCGAATGGAAGATCTATTAAATGTACTGCCGGACCTTTATCAAAACTGGCACGCGTTCAGCATCAAGCAGCGATTAATATCAAAATTATTCTTTAATGAATTAAACAGCCGGACAAGCTCCATAGAAGATCGTTTTAAGAATTTATGTGCGATCATCCAGGGACTTGATGCATTTCCAACGGCCTCCCTTAAAAATGTATACAAAGGCGAGATGAATCGAAAACTTAGGAACGCCCTTGATAATCATTTGGAAAGCGTATTCTTTACGACATTTGGAGAAGATTTTATCGCAAAATTGTTCGAGATCATAGGAGACCAGCGCGACCTTTACCAGCATCTGAGCAAAACCATCAAATTTGACCTCAGCATCAACGAGCATGATATGATCGGCGTTAACCAGCTGATGGCGACGATCATTCGTTATCACCTTTGGCGGGCAGTCGCTGTACCCGAGGACAAAATAAAACAATTGATTTCCCGAGACAAAGAATGGTTTAAAATAGATCTATTTAATCTCAAGCGTGTGTTAGGTTTTCATAATTAG
- a CDS encoding competence protein CoiA family protein, whose amino-acid sequence MKYYILGINMQSAFLKGTNQKVFAWEYAKLEGRQFQCTACGAAMYLKNGMVRIAHFAHTPESVCSYAQHESGEKVLYKMSIYDTLSKRYAGTGRQVDLEYTGVIGCRPDVFIHGKRHNIAIEILVDPTDVRKIIIDTETYFDANVGVIWVLPYENVRLHEDRFKMKEHEKLLYFMNNKKLLFWHRREKAFTVAAFGAAYGDSTEFYDKNQGGMVYFEGKKLRSTFEIKNLIDEIYPEDLERWYSPKRFEMKSYKYPLPKSILWKYKR is encoded by the coding sequence ATGAAATATTATATATTAGGTATCAATATGCAATCTGCTTTTTTAAAAGGTACCAACCAAAAGGTATTTGCCTGGGAATATGCGAAGCTGGAGGGCCGGCAATTTCAATGTACAGCTTGCGGAGCGGCCATGTACTTGAAAAACGGGATGGTGAGGATCGCGCATTTCGCGCATACTCCGGAGAGCGTGTGCAGCTACGCTCAGCATGAATCAGGGGAAAAGGTACTATACAAAATGTCTATTTATGATACGTTGTCCAAGCGTTATGCCGGGACAGGACGGCAGGTGGACCTGGAATACACTGGTGTGATAGGTTGCCGCCCCGATGTTTTTATTCATGGTAAAAGGCATAATATCGCGATAGAAATACTGGTGGATCCGACAGACGTAAGGAAGATCATTATAGACACGGAAACCTACTTTGATGCCAATGTCGGTGTCATTTGGGTACTGCCCTATGAAAATGTCCGTCTACATGAAGATCGTTTCAAAATGAAGGAACATGAGAAATTGCTTTACTTCATGAATAACAAAAAGCTCCTTTTCTGGCACCGGCGCGAGAAAGCCTTTACTGTGGCCGCGTTTGGTGCCGCGTATGGAGACAGCACGGAGTTTTACGATAAAAACCAAGGCGGGATGGTTTATTTTGAAGGTAAAAAATTACGGAGCACGTTCGAGATCAAAAACCTCATCGACGAGATTTACCCTGAAGACCTCGAACGTTGGTACTCCCCCAAACGTTTTGAAATGAAGAGCTACAAATACCCCCTACCCAAATCGATCCTCTGGAAATATAAACGCTGA
- a CDS encoding helix-turn-helix transcriptional regulator: MQIIDHEALSLCIRQAVRAELQEHFKTDGSQLPNSEKLLSKQEFAAELGVSLVTLTEWMKKGLPYLRLHKRVYFRKSEVLNAMQQTIND, translated from the coding sequence ATGCAGATAATCGATCACGAAGCTCTTAGCCTGTGCATACGCCAGGCGGTTAGGGCAGAACTACAGGAACATTTTAAAACAGATGGCAGCCAACTGCCTAACTCGGAAAAACTTTTATCCAAGCAGGAATTTGCCGCCGAACTCGGCGTGTCTCTCGTTACGCTTACTGAATGGATGAAAAAAGGCTTACCCTATTTGCGCCTGCATAAAAGGGTGTACTTCAGAAAAAGTGAAGTACTTAATGCCATGCAACAAACCATTAACGATTAA
- a CDS encoding helix-turn-helix domain-containing protein has translation MNVELITKGDLLEFKSDLLNEIKRIIQPGQGSTKKWLKSVEVRKLLGISPGTLQNLRINGTLRFTKVGSIMYYKLEDINKILEGEGK, from the coding sequence ATGAATGTGGAACTGATCACTAAAGGGGATTTACTGGAATTTAAAAGCGATTTGTTAAATGAGATCAAAAGGATCATACAGCCGGGGCAAGGCAGTACAAAAAAATGGTTAAAGAGTGTGGAGGTAAGAAAGCTGTTGGGGATATCGCCCGGTACGCTTCAAAATCTTCGGATCAACGGCACGCTGCGTTTCACTAAAGTAGGTAGCATCATGTACTACAAGTTGGAAGATATCAACAAGATCCTGGAAGGAGAAGGTAAATGA
- a CDS encoding MobC family plasmid mobilization relaxosome protein — protein MIGSSEKEKIQKKRLPGRPKKTVSKSDFLMVRLTPTERVLIDGRAKKAGLKTSEWFRRAAKSAKVFPRFTVEEAGWFRMLAGLANNLNQLTHLAHVAGLFSLALKCQALLKQIEELLNKISSHDR, from the coding sequence ATGATAGGATCATCTGAAAAAGAGAAAATACAGAAAAAGCGGTTACCCGGCAGGCCGAAGAAAACAGTGAGTAAGAGCGATTTCCTGATGGTTCGGCTAACGCCGACGGAACGTGTCCTGATCGATGGGCGCGCTAAAAAGGCCGGGTTGAAAACCAGCGAATGGTTCCGCAGGGCTGCCAAAAGCGCTAAGGTTTTCCCGCGATTTACTGTCGAGGAAGCCGGTTGGTTCAGGATGCTGGCGGGGCTTGCCAATAACCTTAACCAACTGACACACCTTGCCCATGTGGCGGGGCTTTTTTCCTTGGCTCTGAAATGCCAGGCTTTGCTTAAACAGATCGAGGAATTATTAAATAAAATCAGCAGCCATGATAGGTAA
- a CDS encoding relaxase/mobilization nuclease domain-containing protein: MIGKPITGRSFGGCVRYVVNKQDAKIIAAEGVRMQNAGTITNDFNLQRKMRPELGKAVGHLVLSWSREDLSKLSDSIMVERAKEYMDKVGIRNTQFVVVRHHDRENPHLHVIYNRVDNDGNTITDKNNFAKNVKACKEITLKYGYHLGEGKEQVNRQALKGNEKIRYELFDAIKAALKQSGDWKQLEANLKKLGIGIAYKFRNGSNEVQGISFEKGDIKMKGSAIDRSFSYAGINTQLNRNLQTQQEHVVRKVDSPSLADQLRDAIRQRGQSNHLHVQTGGKGIMETLLEPQFVAGPPDPMGDADIAKRKRKKHEAEHSQSQGISR, encoded by the coding sequence ATGATAGGTAAACCAATAACCGGGCGAAGCTTTGGCGGTTGTGTTCGTTACGTTGTGAATAAACAGGACGCGAAGATTATTGCTGCCGAAGGTGTGCGGATGCAGAACGCAGGAACGATCACCAATGATTTTAATCTGCAACGAAAGATGAGGCCGGAATTAGGGAAAGCCGTGGGACACCTGGTTTTAAGCTGGAGTAGGGAAGATTTGTCTAAGTTGAGTGATAGCATTATGGTTGAGCGGGCAAAAGAATACATGGATAAAGTGGGTATCCGTAATACCCAGTTCGTGGTAGTTCGTCACCACGACAGGGAGAATCCGCATTTACATGTGATCTATAACAGGGTAGATAACGACGGTAATACAATTACCGATAAAAACAACTTTGCGAAAAATGTGAAAGCCTGCAAAGAGATCACGCTGAAGTATGGATATCATTTGGGGGAAGGCAAAGAGCAGGTGAATAGACAAGCCTTAAAAGGGAACGAGAAAATCAGGTATGAGCTTTTTGATGCCATTAAAGCAGCGCTTAAACAATCAGGTGACTGGAAACAACTGGAAGCGAATCTAAAAAAGCTGGGTATTGGTATCGCTTATAAATTTCGTAACGGCAGTAATGAGGTGCAGGGGATCTCCTTTGAAAAGGGCGATATCAAAATGAAAGGCTCTGCCATTGACAGGAGTTTCAGTTATGCCGGGATTAATACGCAGCTTAACCGGAATCTACAGACGCAGCAGGAACATGTAGTAAGAAAAGTAGATTCACCTTCATTAGCCGATCAGTTACGGGATGCGATCAGGCAGCGGGGCCAGTCTAATCACTTACACGTTCAAACTGGCGGTAAAGGCATAATGGAAACGTTGCTGGAACCACAGTTTGTTGCTGGTCCGCCCGACCCGATGGGAGATGCGGATATAGCTAAAAGGAAAAGAAAGAAACATGAAGCGGAGCATTCCCAGTCACAAGGGATAAGCAGGTAG
- a CDS encoding tyrosine-type recombinase/integrase, producing the protein MKVTIRKHALTKGRHRLFLDYYPPIVNPKTNKQTGYENLKLFVYDNPASPAERNHNRTTMELATTICASRQLELQAQKHGMSPSFRKHESFITYFRKLADQQRGLNWHNWDSSVRYFQLFAEDADISFAKLDLSLCEQFKQFLLNEPKLRESRRGIGHNSALSYYNKFRTALKQAWREKLISDDLHALSPGLREIEAEVEYLTMDEIRKLLDTAVNDDLYKRVVLLAILTGLRFCDIKYLKWNQVRGERDNYYLQFRQRKTYKPQHVYISNQAFDLMGERGDPEATVFPKANYNYTRDMLKAWPKDAGINKHLTFSCLRHTYATLQLDHGTDIYTISKLLGHRHLKTTQRYTRVVDKAKKEAANRIVLDF; encoded by the coding sequence ATGAAAGTAACAATCAGAAAACACGCTCTTACAAAGGGGCGTCACCGCCTGTTTTTGGACTACTATCCACCAATCGTAAACCCCAAAACAAATAAGCAGACCGGCTACGAAAACCTTAAACTCTTCGTATATGATAATCCGGCAAGTCCCGCCGAAAGAAATCATAACCGGACTACGATGGAGCTGGCAACTACAATCTGCGCCAGCCGCCAACTCGAATTGCAGGCTCAGAAACATGGAATGTCCCCAAGTTTCAGGAAACATGAAAGTTTTATTACCTACTTCAGGAAACTTGCAGATCAGCAACGCGGTTTAAATTGGCACAATTGGGATAGCAGTGTCAGGTATTTCCAGCTTTTTGCAGAGGATGCAGATATTAGTTTTGCTAAACTTGACCTCTCTCTTTGCGAACAATTCAAACAATTTTTGTTAAATGAGCCTAAACTGCGCGAATCAAGGCGAGGTATTGGGCATAACAGTGCGCTAAGTTATTATAACAAGTTCCGTACGGCCTTAAAACAAGCCTGGCGTGAAAAACTGATCAGCGATGACCTGCATGCCTTGTCACCCGGACTAAGAGAAATTGAAGCAGAGGTGGAATATTTAACGATGGATGAAATACGGAAATTGCTTGACACTGCTGTAAATGATGATCTGTATAAAAGGGTGGTATTACTGGCAATTTTAACCGGGCTTCGGTTTTGCGATATCAAATACCTCAAATGGAATCAGGTTCGCGGGGAGCGGGATAACTACTATCTCCAATTCCGTCAGCGCAAAACTTACAAACCTCAACACGTTTATATTTCTAACCAGGCATTTGACTTAATGGGAGAACGTGGCGATCCTGAAGCGACTGTCTTTCCAAAAGCCAACTATAATTACACCCGGGATATGCTTAAAGCCTGGCCAAAGGATGCGGGCATAAATAAACACCTGACATTTAGCTGTCTCCGGCATACCTACGCCACCTTACAACTTGATCATGGCACAGATATCTATACCATATCAAAGCTATTAGGTCACAGACACCTTAAAACTACCCAGCGATATACCCGCGTCGTGGATAAGGCAAAGAAAGAAGCGGCGAACCGGATTGTTCTCGACTTTTGA
- a CDS encoding helix-turn-helix transcriptional regulator, whose amino-acid sequence MNSTETPKNIHQGRNVKRFREMLGLKQEALAIALGEEWSQKRVSLLEQKEVIEDDILKQVAEILKVPVEAIKNFSEDSVLNIISNTFTSTDTSTLNAINYQPTFHPIDKVIELFEENKKLYEQLLASEREKVEILKNKGL is encoded by the coding sequence ATGAACAGCACCGAAACACCAAAGAATATCCACCAAGGCCGCAATGTTAAACGCTTCCGTGAAATGCTGGGGCTTAAACAAGAGGCTTTGGCTATTGCTCTTGGTGAAGAATGGAGTCAAAAAAGGGTATCTCTATTGGAACAAAAAGAAGTCATTGAAGATGATATCTTAAAGCAGGTAGCTGAGATATTAAAAGTTCCTGTTGAAGCAATTAAGAACTTTAGTGAGGATAGTGTCTTGAACATAATTTCAAACACCTTTACAAGTACAGACACGTCTACATTAAATGCAATAAATTACCAACCTACTTTCCACCCAATTGATAAGGTAATTGAATTATTTGAGGAAAATAAAAAACTTTACGAACAACTTTTAGCTAGTGAAAGAGAAAAAGTTGAGATTTTAAAAAACAAAGGCTTATAA
- a CDS encoding HEPN domain-containing protein, which produces MKSNPIKLTEYQNKELQVIADALNTQYQIEKIICFAALSSYSSKETVFSSAQNNLTNNYYLLVLTTEITRIEHVMQDYINKQFSGVFVIAHGLETVINLVYNYDTFFLNACLNGVLIYTSDGFTMIPDYDEAKAEEAVLKDKEAFERIYKLACGFLESAFICLENNFDNNVIFLLHQAVEQGSRALIRLFTGYRSDIHNISRLLDFCNCFSPEPSVLFRRHFSEEKHLFRVLATSYSDARYKDNYHVIDHEADLLCKQVKAFLDLVAELAKKETVQGTARTTVEVPAEVVDYSPALPASL; this is translated from the coding sequence ATGAAGAGTAATCCCATTAAGCTTACTGAATACCAAAATAAAGAATTGCAGGTAATAGCTGATGCATTAAACACTCAATACCAAATTGAAAAAATCATTTGCTTTGCCGCATTAAGTTCGTATAGTTCTAAAGAAACTGTTTTTAGTTCAGCACAAAATAATTTAACAAATAATTATTACTTATTGGTATTGACTACAGAAATCACACGCATTGAACATGTGATGCAAGATTATATCAATAAGCAGTTTTCAGGTGTATTTGTGATTGCACATGGGCTTGAAACGGTAATTAATCTGGTATATAACTACGATACCTTTTTTCTGAATGCCTGTTTGAACGGAGTTCTCATTTATACATCCGATGGTTTTACTATGATCCCTGACTATGACGAAGCAAAAGCTGAAGAAGCAGTATTGAAAGACAAAGAAGCATTTGAAAGAATTTACAAACTTGCTTGTGGCTTTTTGGAGAGCGCATTTATTTGTCTGGAAAACAACTTTGATAATAACGTTATTTTCTTGCTTCACCAGGCAGTAGAACAGGGAAGTCGGGCATTGATCAGGTTATTTACAGGTTACCGTTCTGACATCCATAACATCAGTCGGTTACTTGATTTCTGCAACTGCTTTTCACCGGAGCCATCAGTGTTATTTCGAAGGCATTTTTCAGAGGAAAAACATCTTTTTCGCGTATTAGCCACAAGTTATTCGGATGCTCGCTATAAAGATAACTATCATGTCATCGATCATGAAGCTGACCTGCTGTGTAAACAGGTTAAAGCTTTTCTTGATCTTGTTGCCGAACTGGCAAAAAAAGAAACCGTACAGGGCACCGCTAGGACCACAGTTGAAGTTCCGGCAGAGGTCGTGGATTATTCCCCGGCCCTGCCAGCTTCGCTGTGA